DNA from Bacillus carboniphilus:
AATTGATTGCTATTTCACCAAATGGTGATGGAACAAATGACAGTGCAACATACCTATTATCCCTACTTCGTAATGCAAAGGAATTAAGCTTTAATGTCCTAAATGCAGATGGCGAAGTTGTAAAGGAAATTATGGATGAAGAATTTGCGCGCAAGAACTATTATGATGGTGGCAGAGGGGCTATGTACTACCTATTCCCTGAGTGGACATGGGATGGTACGATGCATAATGGCAAGGTAGCTCCAGAGGGTCAATACTACATGCAAGTAGAAGCATCTATTGATTTTGAAGGTGCAGAAGCTCAAAGCTTTACATTCCCAGTAAAACTGGACGTAACATCACCTAAATTAAAAACGACATTAGGTAAAGACGGTCAAACAGTAACCGTTGATGCTACAGATAAAACAAGTGGTGTTGCTTACTGGTATGTAGTGGTTGACGGAGAACTAGCTGTTGAAACACCTTATGTAAACGGTGAAACATCACATGTTCTTGATACCCCACTTTCAGAAGGTCAAAACGTAACTGTGTATGCAGTAGACAACGCAGGTAACGTATCTTCCAACACTGTAAAGTTTGGAAGCAAAGGCAACAACGGAAATAAAGGAAATAAATAATGTAAAAGGCTAGCGATCTTAATAGATTGCTAGCCTTTTCTTCTGGGACACTAAACCTGTCCCCTCTGTCCCGGCTGGACGATGCCTTTGTCACCTTCGGATGGTGGTGGGTATTGGTCGTTGGCTAGTGTGTTTGCTGATGAAAGGATAAAGATAGCTAAAACGAGTGAAAGGATTTTTTTCATGTGGATTCACCCCCTTATTTGATAGATTTGGTTGTAGGCTTCGATTGTTTTTTGGAAAGTCTCGCTAGCGGATTTGTATTTTCTGTTGGTGTGATAGTGATGGGCTAATAAGGTGGAATAGGAAATGACTTTGTCATAGTGTTTGTTCTCTAAGTAGTGTGGGATTGCTCTTTCGGATAAGTAGAACGTTAGCTGATCCACCTTTTTGGCCAGTTTTAGTTCATATACCTTCGCTTGAATAAGATGGTCCTCTTCAATGATGTGCAAAGGATTATCCAAGATCTCTTTAGCTTGATCCATAAATTCCGCAGCCTTCTCTTCCTCACCGAGATCCATGTATTCTTTGACAATCGATAGCATCGTTAATAAACGGTTATTAACACAGCTGTCATTCAATTTAAGACGATAACTATTAAAATAGTGATTTAAAGCCAACTCGTGCTGACCTTCTTGGGAATATAAATTTCCTAAATTTTGATCAATCATGGATAGCAAATCGTCAGAATCAACCCTTTTCGCAATCGTTTTAGCTAATTTATAACTGTTAATAGCGTTCGTATATTTATTGATTTTCCGATAATTGATTCCATTTAAGATATGGCATTCAATACATCTTTTATCAAAGTACAGCGTTTGATAAATTTGAAGGGCTTGGTTTGTATACTCGATCGATTCAATGATCTTCCAATTCCTTGAAGAACATAAGCCTAATTGATACAGAAGGTCTGCTCTCTCCCATTCGTTGCCGTTATGTGTTAAATAGTGACTGGCTTCCTGATAGGCTCGGTATGATTCTTTGTACTGTTTTTCATGGTAAAATAACAGCCCTTTTAACAGAAAAAAGAAATACTTTAAAAGTGGCTCCTGCATTAATTGGGCTGACTTCTCCAAGTAAAAGTCCAACTCTTTTTTTATGTTCAATCGATCCGAGGATGTTCGCAAAAGAATGAGTGTATAAAGGATATGAATACGGAAATCTTTGTTCATTTCCTCTGGATGAACGGTTGCTATTATTTCTTCAACTTCTCTTTTATTAGACCCCGATATAAGGTTTCGATGACAGTCGGTAAGTAGGCTTAAAATGTCTTCCACATTAAAAACCTCATCCTCATTTACGCCTAGTCTGTTGATAAGTAATCCTATAATTTCATCAGTAGGTTGTACAATCCCATTCTCAATTTTTGATAAATACGAGACTGAAATAATCCCCTCCGCTAACTGCGCCTGGGTAAACCCCTTCTTGTTCCGTAAAAACTTCAGATTGCCAATCAAGCGACTTTGGCTCATGACACAATCCCCCTTCCATATAGGGAATAATTCTGCGCCAATCCCAAAATCTCCTTTTTATGGAAACTGGGACAAGGGGACAGGTTTAGTGTCCCACTTCATCCAGTGTGTTTGTGGGACAGCAAACCTGTCCCCCTGTCCCGCTTGTAAAATTTTCATGATTTAGGGCTGAGAATTGGAATTTTCTACTCCGAACCCGAGTGATTTTCCCAATATTAGGAATACTGAAGTTCCTATATAATCAATTGTATAACGAAGTGGAGGCGATCCAATGCGAAGAAGAATCCTGTATCTAGTTGTTGTAAGCTGTATGTTCATTCTGTTGTTAACCGCATGCAGCAACATGAAGCCGAATGAAATGTTTTTCCATGAAAGCGGTTGGACAGAAACGGAGGATAAGATGATCCGCTGGATTAGATTTTCCACCACAGAGAAAATGGATGAAGTTCCAGGGGTAGTTTCAGTCACTCCACTTAAAGATGGTGAACAACTTAGTCCAGACATATATGACTTTAAAACTATAACTGGACATAACCGTTCTCAGTCGTTCCTCTTAGAGGCAGAAGACGTCGACTTACCTTCTAAAATTAGAGCAGAAGATGACTATTGTTTTGTTTTTATTTTTGAAAAAGAAGATTATATCAACCTAGATGAATATAAGATTAGCTTCAATAAAAAGGTTCAAGGTATAAAAGAGATTACCATAACAGATTCATTTGATCATTAAGCGAAAGCCTCCCCACAAGGAGGCTTTCTTTTTTACTAGAGACTAGAAGTTCTTAGCTGTTAATCTATTTTTAGATCCGTAATAGTAGACTTTGTACGTGTCATAAGCCCCGCTGCTGAAGGTATATTCCGATTTATTAGAAGAAGAGGAACTTGATGTTACTCTCAGAGAAATGCCGTAACCATAGGCAGTCGTCCCTGCTTGCCCAGTCCAAGAGTTGCTATATCTTTGTGTAATAGAGAACCCACTTGGAGGTCTATACTCATGCTGTGAGCTGTTAGAATCATAGTTTGAGCCGTTTCCATAAACGTAAGCTCCGTAGCCTGCAGATCCGATATGGTCATGCACTCCAACTCGCGTATATTCGTCTGGCCCTGTCCCTTTTACTTTTTCGTAAACGGTCTTCTTAAACTGATACTTCGTTGTTAAAAGTCGGCCAGGTGACGATATAGATGAACCGGATATCGGCCCCCACCATTGAGTCGAATCTAAGCTATTAGAAACTGTACCGGATGACTCCACTCCAGCCCCTGAAGCAGCGACCTTAACTTCAAAGCTAACACCTGAAGATGAGCTAAAGGTGTGCTTTGCCGTAACGCCTTTAATAGCATTCAATTCTGCTACATCTACCCAATCATAGTAATAAGTCGTTGATTTTACTGTATAAATATCACCTACACAAGCAATACATGCAATCGAAACAGTATCATCACTTGGTTCCTGAAGCTCAGCTGTGACCGTTTGATTTTTGAAAAAGTTCATATCAATGGAATCCAACATTTGGTTCTCTTTGTTGTACTCAAGAATATGCGTTAACTGGTCAGGATGGATTCCTTTTCTATCATTGATGTAAAATTGAGTGAAATCATAGAAACCCGTGTAATTCGTAGTACTTAGTATGAGGGTGTAGTCCACACTGT
Protein-coding regions in this window:
- a CDS encoding helix-turn-helix domain-containing protein translates to MSQSRLIGNLKFLRNKKGFTQAQLAEGIISVSYLSKIENGIVQPTDEIIGLLINRLGVNEDEVFNVEDILSLLTDCHRNLISGSNKREVEEIIATVHPEEMNKDFRIHILYTLILLRTSSDRLNIKKELDFYLEKSAQLMQEPLLKYFFFLLKGLLFYHEKQYKESYRAYQEASHYLTHNGNEWERADLLYQLGLCSSRNWKIIESIEYTNQALQIYQTLYFDKRCIECHILNGINYRKINKYTNAINSYKLAKTIAKRVDSDDLLSMIDQNLGNLYSQEGQHELALNHYFNSYRLKLNDSCVNNRLLTMLSIVKEYMDLGEEEKAAEFMDQAKEILDNPLHIIEEDHLIQAKVYELKLAKKVDQLTFYLSERAIPHYLENKHYDKVISYSTLLAHHYHTNRKYKSASETFQKTIEAYNQIYQIRG